In one Coriobacteriia bacterium genomic region, the following are encoded:
- a CDS encoding universal stress protein, which translates to MYKNILVAADGSENSLRATEQAAYIASLEGDAQVKIVSVIAIDVYSDMVYDPIEAHGEAQREIIKDAAQVLADAGIDHEIVLLHGRPADEIIRYATESEADLLVMGSRGLGALREFALGSVSHKVLTHAKCPVLVVK; encoded by the coding sequence ATGTACAAGAACATTCTCGTTGCCGCCGATGGATCGGAAAACTCACTGCGCGCAACGGAGCAGGCAGCCTACATCGCGTCCCTTGAGGGCGATGCGCAGGTCAAGATCGTCTCGGTCATCGCCATCGACGTGTACTCGGACATGGTCTACGACCCGATCGAGGCACATGGTGAGGCCCAGCGTGAGATTATCAAGGATGCGGCACAGGTTTTGGCAGACGCTGGCATCGACCATGAGATCGTGCTGCTGCACGGCCGTCCTGCCGACGAAATCATTCGCTACGCGACGGAGTCGGAAGCTGATTTGCTCGTGATGGGCAGTCGCGGTCTGGGCGCCCTGCGCGAGTTTGCGCTCGGCAGCGTGAGCCACAAGGTTCTCACGCACGCCAAGTGTCCGGTGCTTGTCGTGA
- a CDS encoding peptidylprolyl isomerase yields the protein MAHYAHSDERTIVMLDGTTVTLTFEGRLPDGSVYDKMTAENPLVFQVGHDMVLDGFEREVREMAEGEKKTFTIKDWEAFGEYLDEHTEEIPMEVMPNMKGLEIGKVIWMITEDEEKVPVTVKDITPEAVTLDYNHPLAGKDLTFDVELIKVDESTADDPNAPKREIPKDPLDLIM from the coding sequence ATGGCGCATTACGCGCACTCGGATGAGAGGACTATCGTCATGCTCGATGGAACAACCGTAACCCTGACTTTCGAAGGTCGTCTGCCAGATGGCTCCGTTTACGACAAGATGACCGCCGAGAACCCCCTCGTGTTCCAGGTTGGTCACGACATGGTGCTCGATGGTTTCGAGCGCGAGGTGCGCGAGATGGCCGAGGGCGAGAAGAAGACCTTCACCATCAAGGATTGGGAGGCATTCGGCGAGTATCTCGACGAGCACACCGAGGAAATCCCGATGGAGGTCATGCCCAACATGAAGGGCCTCGAAATCGGCAAGGTCATCTGGATGATCACCGAAGACGAGGAGAAGGTTCCGGTTACGGTCAAGGACATCACCCCGGAGGCCGTGACGCTCGATTACAACCATCCGCTGGCGGGCAAGGATCTTACCTTCGATGTCGAGCTCATCAAGGTCGATGAGTCCACGGCCGATGACCCCAATGCCCCCAAGAGGGAGATTCCCAAGGACCCCCTCGACCTCATCATGTAG